One genomic segment of Drosophila melanogaster chromosome 3R includes these proteins:
- the CG14355 gene encoding uncharacterized protein, which translates to MGPKKKSVAVAIAETKPEDQPPPEKVKPKKEPIPVFVFDVIVTHLEAKNTEFTNPSKLEVTANFFKTPLLLTNSQINVSDFKANAGLSLQKDPKEIRKTVNDCGISFSVVYSKKVIGSGQASFPSSVVDSIEKDMTDILHSDVIDLAAGGEVTGKLEFLCRLVVMCIADEPELECARNMDRSINAQDIMFVMGESQVCPSACEPCQNDLEAEEGDERLRLDLERYRSQGGGIKPYNMMTNNASGIPACCELKKMAIEYERMIDSITKQTGMPPPKPPCRSPDEANNFGMNPCWCQPELPQFLELPEKPDKPCFVYLPATQDHEPDFCEKNLMPVPIADCDGQKPEIKPIRFCPVCLTNMSWLPKFAACPKCGIKPMPVVEDRHKEKKVSADQILLEYLGKGPSTVDDYCTDPCEKAKKDRADDDECPPCRCSCKFGKMCAHCRIRKMCADIFKSDQVTPKCPKVEPKESEDYCVVNKSSEDCRPYLAKVFSELRDLYDIKDTKKLSELDENCDRAVPKTEKPEKQEPKKENQAPKKPPYIPPNNKGHISSRHKRCVLRSGFVSRQHGWAWSNSWEAKKLGWRPGAIRKPIKKLMKFFLEQPARENAFAKCKDTETLEREKELASPVLNICKKNGEIFITLRPLSPLGMRQKPITFRIVKSEMAVALREIKRKLKDKGFRKCTCHQTLMMCRCRDPTEKVHLQRALNRECRRHCIPPAGDHLVLTDTSESDMEFDFDVTPPAGTEQPCQPPLPDTVNHGTQTSKKDQMPLPPKYPIRIPPYYRGFDCAVGDRYMGTAFGWPGEMVFEDGVFGMMGGGPHGPNPMPCGRPRVPGAWGVGAGGDGGGIGGGGGARGVLGGGRSARGGGAGGGGFRGPGGPGGGPGGGAWKGFPTAAVGKAQGQGKGKGEKSEPIPVRYPKRFLKPAEEAAKAAKEAEKAAVDAKKKGINMIKYLQKKGTLVRPWNPQEGKDKRPRPPKGGFVGDDGLKDNERKRKMLLAVPPIPITEMPRRGKAPNPCDPYRMDIIY; encoded by the exons ATGGGACCCAAAAAGAAGTCCGTTGCTGTAGCTATTGCAGAAACTAAACCAGAAGACCAACCACCACCTGAAAAGGTGAAGCCAAAGAAAGAGCCCATCCCCGTTTTCGTATTCGATGTTATAGTCACCCATTTGGAGGCCAAAAATACCGAGTTCACCAATCCATCGAAGCTAGAAGTCACAGCAAACTTCTTCAAAACTCCACTTCTCCTCACCAATAGTCAGATAAATGTTAGCGATTTCAAGGCGAATGCCGGTCTCTCCCTTCAAAAGGATCCAAAGGAAATTCGTAAGACAGTTAACGATTGTGGGATATCCTTCAGCGTGGTGTACAGCAAGAAGGTGATTGGCTCCGGGCAGGCATCGTTCCCCTCCAGCGTAGTGGACTCCATAGAAAAGGACATGACCGATATTCTTCACTCGGACGTCATTGATTTGGCTGCAGGCGGCGAGGTGACCGGCAAACTGGAGTTCCTTTGCCGGTTGGTCGTCATGTGCATTGCTGA TGAGCCTGAGCTCGAGTGCGCCCGTAACATGGACAGGAGCATCAATGCACAGGATATTATGTTCGTAATGGGTGAATCGCAGGTGTGTCCCAGTGCCTGTGAACCCTGTCAAAATGATTTGGAAGCGGAGGAAGGCGACGAGCGGCTCAGACTGGACCTGGAACGATATCGCAGCCAGGGTGGTGGTATAAAGCCATACAATATGATGACGAACAACGCATCTGGGATACCAGCGTGTTGTGAACTTAAG AAAATGGCAATCGAGTACGAGCGGATGATTGATTCCATCACCAAACAGACCGGCATGCCGCCTCCCAAGCCTCCGTGTCGTAGTCCCGACGAGGCGAACAACTTTGGCATGAACCCCTGTTGGTGCCAACCTGAACTTCCTCAATTTCTTGAGCTGCCCGAGAAACCGGACAAGCCATGCTTCGTTTACCTGCCCGCCACCCAAGATCACGAGCCGGACTTCTGCGAGAAGAACCTAATGCCGGTTCCCATTGCGGACTGCGATGGACAGAAGCCGGAAATCAAGCCCATCCGCTTTTGTCCGGTCTGCCTGACCAATATGTCGTGGCTGCCGAAGTTTGCAGCGTGTCCGAAGTGTGGAATCAAACCGATGCCCGTGGTGGAGGATAGGCACAAGGAGAAGAAGGTATCGGCCGACCAGATCCTGCTCGAGTACTTGGGCAAAGGACCATCCACTGTGGATGACTACTGCACGGATCCGTGtgaaaaggccaaaaaagATAGAGCCGACGATGATGAGTGTCCACCATGCCGTTGCAGCTGCAAGTTCGGTAAAATGTGTGCCCACTGTCGCATCCGAAAGATGTGCGCCGATATATTTAAGAGCGATCAGGTGACTCCCAAGTGTCCAAAAGTGGAGCCAAAGGAATCGGAGGACTACTGTGTGGTAAACAAAAGCTCCGAGGACTGTCGACCCTATTTGGCCAAAGTTTTCTCCGAGTTGCGCGATCTCTACGATATCAAGGACACCAAGAAGTTATCCGAACTGGACGAGAACTGCGATCGAGCGGTGCCCAAAACGGAGAAGCCTGAGAAACAAGAACCCAAAAAGGAGAACCAAGCTCCCAAGAAACCACCTTATATACCACCTAACAACAAGGGTCATATTTCCAGCAGACACAAGCGATGTGTCCTTCGATCGGGATTTGTGTCCCGACAACATGGTTGGGCCTGGAGCAACAGCTGGGAGGCCAAAAAGCTGGGCTGGCGTCCGGGTGCCATCCGTAAGCCCATCAAGAAACTGATGAAGTTCTTCCTGGAGCAACCTGCCAGAGAGAATGCATTTGCCAAATGCAAGGACACGGAGACTTTGGAGCGAGAAAAGGAGCTGGCCTCACCGGTGTTGAATATCTGCAAGAAGAACGGAGAGATCTTCATCACCCTGCGTCCTCTTTCTCCCTTGGGTATGCGCCAGAAACCCATCACTTTCCGGATTGTGAAGAGCGAAATGGCAGTGGCCCTGCGTGAGATCAAGAGAAAACTGAAGGATAAGGGATTCCGCAAGTGCACCTGTCACCAGACATTGATGATGTGCCGTTGCAGGGATCCCACCGAAAAGGTTCATCTGCAGAGGGCTTTAAACAGGGAATGCCGACGTCATTGCATTCCACCGGCTGGCGACCATCTGGTGCTCACAGATACCAGCGAAAGCGACATGGAGTTTGACTTTGATGTCACTCCGCCAGCAGGTACGGAGCAACCATGCCAGCCGCCTTTGCCGGATACCGTTAACCATGGCACCCAGACATCCAAGAAAGACCAGATGCCACTACCTCCAAAGTATCCCATCCGAATTCCACCTTATTACAGAGGTTTCGACTGCGCTGTGGGCGATCGCTACATGGGTACGGCATTCGGATGGCCGGGAGAAATGGTCTTCGAGGATGGCGTATTTGGAATGATGGGTGGCGGACCACATGGCCCCAATCCAATGCCTTGCGGCAGACCCCGAGTGCCAGGAGCTTGGGGCGTTGGCGCAGGAGGGGATGGCGGAGGAATCGGAGGAGGCGGGGGCGCTCGAGGAGTCTTAGGTGGCGGAAGGTCAGCCAGAGGCGGAGGAGCTGGCGGCGGTGGCTTTAGAGGACCCGGCGGACCTGGAGGAGGACCTGGAGGTGGTGCCTGGAAGGGCTTTCCTACCGCAGCCGTCGGAAAGGCCCAAGGCCAAGGcaaaggaaaaggagaaaaatcCGAACCTATACCAGTACGCTATCCGAAGAGATTCCTCAAGCCAGCCGAGGAGGCAGCCAAGGCCGCCAAGGAGGCGGAGAAGGCCGCTGTGGATGCGAAGAAGAAGGGCATTAATATGATCAAGTATCTGCAGAAGAAGGGTACTCTGGTCCGTCCCTGGAATCCGCAGGAGGGCAAGGACAAAAGACCTAGACCACCCAAAGGTGGCTTTGTCGGAGACGATGGCCTAAAGGACAATGAAAGGAAGCGCAAAATGCTCCTGGCCGTTCCACCAATACCAATCACTGAGATGCCCCGGCGCGGAAAAGCACCCAATCCCTGTGATCCCTATCGCATGGATATAATCTACTGA
- the CG42500 gene encoding uncharacterized protein, isoform B produces the protein MKFFALCAFLLIALATVQATPGDLRHVPVGHGGHPVNAGHGPVGHAGPVGHGPVVGHGPVVGHGPVVGHGVHGHSG, from the coding sequence ATGAAGTTCTTTGCTCTGTGTGCCTTCCTCCTCATTGCCCTGGCTACCGTCCAGGCAACTCCCGGTGATCTGCGCCATGTTCCTGTAGGACACGGAGGACACCCAGTCAATGCTGGCCACGGACCTGTGGGACACGCTGGTCCTGTTGGACACGGTCCAGTTGTAGGCCATGGTCCAGTTGTAGGCCATGGTCCAGTTGTGGGACATGGTGTTCATGGTCATTCTGGCTGA
- the Recs1 gene encoding Recs1, with amino-acid sequence MLDILQEPVHQYGNRSHQAECIPLGRYTAYGSEIGQDDPDKGLGFCSASIRRGFIRKVYLILLAQLITSLVVIVSLTADKRVRLMVAESTWIFVVAILIVVFSLVALGCNEDLRRQTPANFIFLSAFTIAESFLLGVAACRYAPMEIFMAVLITASVCLGLTLFALQTRYDFTVMGGLLVSCLIILLFFGIVTIFVGGHMVTTIYASLSALLFSVYLVYDTQLMMGGKHRYSISPEEYIFAALNIYMDVMNIFLDILQLIGGSD; translated from the coding sequence ATGCTGGATATTTTACAAGAACCAGTACATCAGTATGGAAATCGGAGCCACCAGGCGGAGTGTATTCCGCTGGGAAGATATACAGCTTACGGATCGGAAATCGGACAGGATGATCCAGACAAGGGCTTGGGATTCTGCAGCGCCAGCATCCGGCGAGGATTCATCCGGAAGGTGTACCTCATCCTGTTGGCCCAACTGATCACTTCCCTGGTGGTTATAGTTTCACTTACTGCTGATAAACGGGTGCGTCTGATGGTGGCAGAAAGCACCTGGATATTTGTGGTGGCCATACTAATAGTGGTCTTCTCTCTGGTGGCTCTGGGCTGCAATGAGGATCTGCGTCGTCAGACCCCAGCTAACTTCATCTTCCTATCTGCCTTCACGATAGCCGAGTCCTTTCTGCTGGGCGTGGCAGCCTGTCGTTATGCCCCAATGGAGATTTTCATGGCCGTGCTAATCACGGCGTCAGTTTGCCTTGGACTCACCCTTTTTGCTCTGCAGACGCGTTACGACTTTACCGTCATGGGTGGCCTCCTGGTGAGCTGCCTGATAATACTGCTCTTCTTTGGAATTGTGACCATCTTCGTGGGCGGACATATGGTCACCACCATATATGCCTCATTGAGCGCTCTGCTCTTCTCCGTTTATTTAGTTTACGATACACAATTGATGATGGGAGGCAAGCATAGGTACTCCATTAGTCCCGAGGAGTACATATTCGCTGCCCTAAATATTTACATGGATGTAATGAACATATTCCTGgacattttgcaattaatcGGAGGATCCGATTAG
- the CG44215 gene encoding uncharacterized protein, isoform C, which translates to MKIFALCAFLLLILAAVQANSSPETSAISEGNLKKTAG; encoded by the coding sequence ATGAAGATCTTCGCTCTGTGCGCCTTTTTGCTCCTCATCCTGGCTGCCGTCCAGGCCAATAGTTCTCCTGAGACCAGTGCGATCTCTGAAGGGAACCTTAAGAAAACTGCTggataa
- the CG31533 gene encoding uncharacterized protein: protein MTESANFLFDLVITNLNIFGVTIDEPAKLLVETKVAGKSVKVTSSRINVDQFVAGREFELPMEASTLRQSLEEKGLTLAGVYQGSTLGKATGNFPVEFLDKISPTMNDLVHEDTLDLVRRVDVVGTVSVLIRLTVKCEEHPEQKPSRQSLSRTSKSSMILPKKEKSGRVSCASQGPTFNPQDVMFLIGDPDPLLRIPSEPCSELLSEIGDERLKLDLQRYKSLENRRAIFPDDDRCPKQKPSFMQLKKLTEEYSNIIDSVTKKVKEMEPQSSSLVPTEPPSDANVITPFYTPRSLSLAPVKSGIPVSVRSDLLHGVKPIRFCPVCLCSMSWMPKYAPCPQCNTKAVPILQGHPIENITAEEILAEQLVKPKAPPGVEDFCEPPCEKVRRKIWNDTECPPCRCTCSKGNTCPHCRIRKMCDDIFTAKSPPKPPRRIPKPRSSEDFCVVMESEGEDDLPYLAKVFSELKNLYHIHDTKKLSAIKERCASQSLFTIRSRRSIKELTKSLYPGDKILDGRSHHPKAGHKNCISSSSIVSRRHGWNWTKSCEARKNGWRPGAILRSSGHVMRHFLMRSRDPNMCGKVTADYEEQKRFGHPVLNICKRNGNIFVTLRPLPTLGMKQKPITFRIVKSDMAVALRQIKRALKDQGFEKCKCHQSLMMCTCRDALDKFHLNKALKKECQKRFIEPCPDHLVLTDTSESDLEFDLDVTPPAGTRRPKRKALRNVVNHSTQTAMKEPPVIPPPYPVAHNHFYRAYDCAAGDRYMGTAFGDNIETVFEDGVFGYRGGGQHGKPVIWRHPKVWGKKAQAPLPIGTARNAIDPYRYTKNVWKELPRKIIQKMRAKSRK from the coding sequence ATGACGGAATCGGCTAACTTTCTATTCGACTTGGTCATCACCAATCTGAATATTTTTGGCGTAACGATTGACGAACCCGCCAAACTCCTGGTGGAAACCAAGGTTGCCGGAAAATCAGTGAAGGTAACGTCCAGCCGAATCAATGTCGACCAGTTTGTGGCCGGCAGGGAGTTTGAGCTCCCAATGGAAGCATCGACATTGCGTCAAAGTCTGGAGGAGAAGGGTTTGACTTTGGCGGGTGTTTACCAGGGATCAACTCTTGGCAAGGCCACGGGGAACTTCCCTGTGGAGTTTCTTGACAAGATCAGCCCCACGATGAACGATCTGGTGCACGAAGATACACTCGATTTGGTTCGTCGAGTTGATGTAGTTGGAACGGTGAGCGTTCTAATCCGCTTGACCGTAAAGTGCGAGGAGCACCCAGAGCAGAAGCCTTCAAGGCAAAGTCTTTCCCGAACCAGCAAATCATCGATGATACTACCGAAGAAAGAGAAAAGCGGACGAGTCAGTTGTGCTAGCCAGGGCCCGACCTTCAATCCTCAGGATGTGATGTTTCTCATCGGCGATCCTGATCCTTTACTTCGAATTCCCTCGGAGCCGTGTTCTGAACTTCTATCCGAAATAGGAGATGAACGCCTGAAGCTGGACTTGCAGCGCTACAAAAGCTTGGAAAATCGTCGAGCAATCTTTCCAGATGATGACCGCTGTCCCAAGCAAAAACCCTCATTTATGCAACTTAAAAAGCTCACCGAGGAGTATTCTAATATCATTGACTCTGTGACCAAGAAGGTCAAAGAAATGGAACCGCAATCGAGCTCGTTGGTTCCTACGGAGCCACCTTCCGATGCGAATGTCATAACTCCATTTTACACACCGCGGTCTCTAAGTCTTGCTCCCGTGAAATCTGGCATACCTGTTTCTGTTAGATCCGACTTATTACATGGCGTGAAACCTATACGGTTCTGTCCTGTCTGCTTGTGCTCCATGTCGTGGATGCCAAAATATGCACCATGCCCTCAATGCAATACTAAAGCAGTTCCCATACTCCAAGGACATCCGATCGAGAATATTACGGCAGAAGAAATTTTGGCTGAACAACTAGTAAAACCAAAAGCACCGCCCGGAGTCGAGGACTTTTGTGAGCCACCATGCGAAAAGGTGCGCCGGAAGATCTGGAACGATACCGAGTGCCCACCATGCCGTTGTACATGCTCTAAGGGTAATACCTGCCCCCACTGCCGAATCCGCAAGATGTGCGATGACATTTTTACCGCCAAGAGTCCACCAAAACCTCCCCGCCGAATTCCGAAGCCCCGGTCAAGTGAGGATTTCTGTGTGGTCATGGAATCTGAGGGGGAAGATGATCTTCCCTACCTGGCGAAGGTATTTTCCGAGCTAAAGAATCTGTACCATATCCACGACACCAAGAAGCTTTCAGCTATTAAGGAACGCTGCGCATCTCAGTCCTTGTTCACTATCCGCAGCAGGCGATCCATCAAGGAGCTGACCAAATCGCTATACCCAGGAGACAAAATACTTGACGGAAGAAGCCATCATCCAAAGGCTGGCCACAAAAACTGCATTTCGTCCTCAAGCATTGTGTCTCGTCGCCATGGTTGGAACTGGACAAAAAGTTGCGAGGCACGGAAGAATGGCTGGCGGCCAGGTGCCATCCTACGATCCTCTGGCCATGTGATGCGTCACTTCCTGATGCGAAGTAGAGATCCGAATATGTGCGGCAAGGTAACAGCTGATTACGAGGAACAGAAACGATTTGGCCATCCCGTGCTCAATATTTGCAAGCGAAATggtaatatattcgtaacccTTCGTCCACTGCCCACTTTGGGTATGAAACAGAAACCCATAACGTTCCGGATCGTCAAGAGCGATATGGCGGTGGCACTGCGCCAGATCAAGCGTGCTCTCAAGGATCAGGGCTTCGAGAAGTGCAAGTGCCACCAGTCCCTGATGATGTGCACCTGTCGCGATGCCTTGGATAAATTTCACCTGAATAAGGCTCTCAAGAAAGAGTGCCAGAAGCGTTTTATAGAGCCATGTCCCGACCACTTGGTGCTTACCGACACAAGTGAGAGCGATTTGGAGTTCGATCTGGATGTGACTCCGCCGGCGGGAACTCGTAGACCGAAGCGCAAAGCCCTTAGGAACGTGGTGAATCATAGCACCCAGACTGCAATGAAGGAGCCACCAGTTATACCGCCTCCATATCCAGTAGCCCACAATCACTTCTATAGGGCCTACGATTGCGCAGCAGGAGATCGGTATATGGGCACAGCCTTCGGCGATAATATAGAGACCGTTTTCGAGGATGGAGTCTTTGGATACCGGGGTGGTGGCCAGCATGGAAAGCCCGTAATCTGGCGACACCCGAAGGTGTGGGGCAAGAAGGCCCAGGCACCACTCCCGATTGGAACCGCTAGGAACGCCATCGATCCTTACCGGTATACCAAAAATGTTTGGAAAGAACTGCCGCGAAagataatacaaaaaatgagaGCAAAATCAAGGAAATAA
- the CG31327 gene encoding uncharacterized protein encodes MDSGQQDDNTDFLFDIVVTSLDLDKPVKEPELLQALVKFGGVNINITSSRINVQDFVNNRVTQFTTSPSALRHSLEDQGMQISARYAGSSLGSNVLLFPDTFIDKISPKMNDLFYEETINLMRRADCIGTITIRLVLIIKCIDTEIIKEPRRSSSPRMSRKSIAEDILPKKGLQKENCQGLGPTFNAQDVMFVIGDPDPLLKIPSEPCSELRFEEGDVRLDLDLQRYKSLENRRLVLPDDDPCLKEKPSISQLKQLTHHYARIIGMVSEKIKQMNVPSSSADPLSEKIAPTSSTPQEPIEDRIIPVPIKDDTDNDINPIRFCPFCLYSMSWLPKYAKCPKCNAIPLPELEEHHSRQLTADEIVEEQLVRPKYEEPKENPCQVPIIHTKPLKIKKKSGLGKPLQISSESESDEECPPCRCTCSAERTCAHCRIRMMCEDVFNSEKGKPQEQEHIKVPSPREGEDFCVITNTKNDRPYLSRVLNELKYLYHKHDKKKLLEMQKRCESQTLLPIGSRSSISLMRPPSAFDPHVPGTFKRQTAGHKTCLPDQHLVPRQHGWDWPRSWLAKKYGWRPGAILRAACQVMRFFLMGKKDRNICQKISDEQDARERSNQPILNICKKDGVIFVTLRALPTLGMKQRPITFRIVKSELAVALRQIKRALKDQGFRKCTCHKSLMLCTCRDALEKFELNKALKEECQRRIMEPCPEHLVLTDTSISDLEFNLDVTPPAGTRWPKAKAIQNVVNHSTQTPKKGIPSIEPKYPVSDSPYWRAFDCAAGDRYMGTAFGDNVETVFEDGIFGYRGGGQHGKAPCRRDPRIWGKRTGAPMPIGTGHDAIDPYRFTRNVWKTLPKNIIRQMHTNRQL; translated from the coding sequence ATGGATAGTGGCCAACAGGATGACAACACAGATTTCCTGTTCGATATTGTGGTCACTAGTTTGGACTTGGACAAGCCAGTCAAGGAACCGGAACTATTGCAAGCGCTAGTCAAATTCGGTGGTGTCAATATTAACATCACATCCAGTCGAATAAATGTCCAGGATTTCGTAAACAATAGAGTGACCCAGTTCACCACCAGTCCATCTGCATTGCGACATTCCCTGGAAGATCAAGGAATGCAGATATCCGCGCGTTACGCAGGCTCATCACTGGGCAGTAATGTGCTGCTCTTTCCGGACACCTTTATCGATAAAATAAGCCCCAAAATGAATGATCTTTTCTACGAGGAGACAATAAATCTAATGCGCCGAGCTGACTGCATTGGCACCATTACCATTCGTTTAGTATTGATCATTAAGTGCATAGATACTGAAATCATTAAGGAACCGCGAAGATCCAGTTCGCCTCGAATGTCCAGAAAATCCATTGCAGAGGATATTCTTCCCAAAAAAGGGCTGCAGAAAGAAAATTGCCAAGGACTGGGACCGACATTTAACGCCCAGGATGTGATGTTTGTCATCGGTGATCCCGATCCTCTGCTAAAGATTCCATCAGAGCCGTGCTCGGAACTTCGGTTCGAGGAAGGGGATGTGAGACTGGATCTGGACCTACAGCGCTATAAGAGCTTGGAAAATCGTCGCTTAGTCTTACCAGATGACGATCCCTGTCTCAAGGAGAAACCCTCAATTAGTCAACTAAAGCAGCTGACACATCATTACGCAAGGATCATTGGAATGGTATCAgaaaaaattaagcaaatgaATGTGCCTTCTAGCTCGGCAGATCCCCTATCCGAAAAGATTGCTCCTACTTCAAGCACACCCCAGGAACCAATAGAAGATCGCATAATACCAGTTCCAATAAAAGATGATACTGACAACGATATAAATCCCATTCGGTTTTGCCCTTTTTGCTTATATTCCATGTCCTGGCTACCGAAGTATGCCAAATGCCCCAAATGCAATGCTATACCTCTTCCTGAGCTCGAGGAACACCACAGTCGTCAATTAACTGCGGATGAAATTGTAGAAGAGCAGCTGGTAAGACCAAAATATGAAGAACCCAAAGAGAATCCATGCCAAGTCCCGATTATACATACCAAGCCATTAAAGATAAAGAAGAAATCTGGATTGGGTAAACCACTTCAGATTTCTTCTGAATCTGAGTCTGATGAGGAGTGTCCTCCATGTCGCTGTACTTGTTCCGCCGAAAGGACTTGCGCCCATTGCCGCATTCGCATGATGTGCGAGGACGTCTTTAATAGCGAGAAAGGAAAACCGCAAGAGCAGGAGCATATAAAGGTGCCAAGCCCTCGCGAAGGAGAGGATTTCTGTGTGATAACAAACACCAAGAATGATCGTCCTTACCTCTCCAGAGTTTTAAACGAGCTTAAGTATCTATATCACAAGCACGATAAAAAGAAGCTGTTAGAAATGCAAAAGCGATGCGAATCCCAAACTCTACTTCCAATTGGAAGTAGATCTTCCATATCGCTTATGCGTCCCCCCAGTGCCTTCGATCCTCACGTTCCCGGTACTTTTAAACGTCAGACGGCGGGTCACAAAACCTGTTTGCCGGATCAACACCTTGTTCCTCGTCAGCACGGTTGGGACTGGCCAAGATCCTGGCTGGCCAAAAAGTACGGCTGGAGGCCAGGGGCCATTCTACGAGCAGCTTGTCAAGTGATGCGCTTCTTTCTGATGGGCAAAAAGGATCGTAACATCTGCCAAAAGATATCCGACGAACAAGATGCGCGAGAACGGAGCAACCAGCCAATActtaatatttgcaaaaagGACGGAGTGATATTTGTTACCCTTCGCGCCCTGCCCACTTTGGGTATGAAACAGAGACCCATAACCTTCCGGATTGTGAAGAGCGAACTGGCGGTGGCACTGCGTCAAATTAAGCGCGCTTTAAAGGATCAGGGTTTTAGAAAGTGCACTTGCCACAAATCTCTCATGCTTTGCACCTGTCGCGATGCCTTGGAGAAGTTCGAGCTCAACAAGGCACTCAAAGAGGAGTGCCAGCGACGAATAATGGAACCCTGCCCCGAGCACTTGGTGCTCACCGATACAAGCATCAGTGACCTAGAGTTTAACCTGGATGTCACACCGCCAGCAGGAACACGTTGGCCGAAGGCTAAAGCCATCCAGAACGTGGTGAACCATAGCACACAGACTCCGAAGAAAGGGATACCATCTATAGAGCCCAAGTACCCAGTTTCCGATAGTCCCTATTGGAGGGCCTTCGATTGCGCAGCGGGAGATCGCTATATGGGCACCGCCTTCGGGGACAATGTGGAGACGGTGTTCGAGGATGGCATATTTGGATATAGAGGAGGAGGTCAGCATGGAAAGGCTCCCTGTCGGCGAGATCCGAGGATTTGGGGAAAGCGTACAGGTGCACCAATGCCAATTGGCACCGGTCATGATGCTATCGATCCATATAGGTTCACCAGAAATGTTTGGAAGACACttccaaaaaatattattcGCCAAATGCACACAAATCGCCAATTGTAG